The Mucilaginibacter mallensis genome has a segment encoding these proteins:
- a CDS encoding ATP-binding cassette domain-containing protein — MISINIEKKLKAYSGQQWLKIDHQFADSSITKIYGPSGAGKTTFLKIIAGLVVPEKGGITVDGVTWLNTSSKISLSPQKRLVGFVFQNYALFPNMTVQEHLEYASNDAQWIQRLLKIGKLETLSDHKPEYLSGGQQQRLAILRAIAIRPKLLLMDEPFSALDPKMKSALIAELKLLFAELKMTVLIVSHNPQELEGLVDGELLINAEE; from the coding sequence ATGATCAGTATCAACATTGAAAAAAAGCTAAAGGCTTACAGCGGGCAGCAATGGTTAAAAATTGACCATCAGTTTGCCGATAGCAGTATCACCAAGATCTACGGTCCATCGGGTGCAGGTAAAACCACATTTTTAAAGATCATAGCCGGGTTGGTTGTGCCTGAAAAAGGAGGTATTACTGTTGATGGAGTTACCTGGCTAAATACTTCATCCAAAATATCTCTATCACCACAAAAACGGCTGGTGGGGTTTGTATTTCAAAATTATGCGCTGTTCCCCAATATGACGGTTCAGGAGCATTTGGAATATGCCAGTAATGATGCGCAATGGATACAGCGATTGTTAAAAATAGGCAAGCTGGAAACATTAAGCGATCATAAACCGGAATACCTATCCGGCGGGCAGCAACAGCGACTGGCAATTTTGCGTGCCATAGCCATTAGGCCCAAGCTATTATTGATGGATGAACCCTTTTCGGCGCTTGATCCTAAAATGAAATCGGCACTGATTGCTGAGCTGAAATTATTGTTTGCTGAATTGAAAATGACCGTACTAATAGTAAGCCATAACCCGCAGGAGCTGGAAGGGCTGGTTGATGGGGAGTTGTTGATAAATGCGGAAGAGTAA
- a CDS encoding retropepsin-like aspartic protease, with protein sequence MKNLILALLLITISLQLHAQNKPIATLPFELKSDNRIYIKCRVNQSDTLTFLFDTGAGAMVINESILGKKLNLVLDSTANNMGSNGESKVKKSTHNKLSFGNIDIDSVTYLAIPYGDAPFDGVFGNNLMKKYVIEINYHKKRIYFYNSKDYVLSAKAYDKFQLKFTLDVPTIDASLFIDSAQIKGTFEMDTGGDSGLIISDYFSKNNHIAQKLKQVATAESTGSDGVKTGVSIVIMPEVTLGTKSFYRIPALLSGAQSGVLGSQQLAGIFGNAFLKRFDMILDLQHNQLFLKPNDYLYTPYYEFLVK encoded by the coding sequence ATGAAAAATCTTATCCTTGCCCTATTACTTATTACCATAAGCCTGCAATTACATGCGCAAAACAAGCCCATTGCCACCTTACCATTTGAGCTAAAAAGCGATAATCGCATCTACATAAAGTGCCGCGTTAACCAGTCGGATACCTTAACTTTTTTGTTTGATACCGGTGCAGGCGCCATGGTTATTAATGAAAGCATCTTAGGCAAAAAGCTGAACCTGGTTTTAGATTCCACAGCCAATAATATGGGTTCAAATGGTGAAAGCAAGGTAAAGAAAAGCACTCACAACAAGCTCTCCTTTGGCAATATTGATATTGACAGCGTTACCTACCTGGCTATTCCATACGGAGATGCTCCTTTCGATGGCGTATTTGGAAATAACCTTATGAAGAAATATGTCATCGAAATAAACTATCATAAAAAGCGCATATACTTTTATAACAGTAAGGATTATGTTTTAAGTGCTAAAGCCTATGATAAATTCCAACTGAAATTTACACTGGATGTGCCTACAATAGATGCTTCTTTATTTATCGACAGCGCACAAATAAAGGGGACATTTGAAATGGATACGGGTGGCGACAGCGGCCTTATCATTTCCGACTATTTTTCGAAAAACAACCATATCGCGCAAAAATTAAAACAAGTGGCCACAGCTGAGTCAACGGGATCCGACGGTGTAAAAACAGGAGTTTCAATAGTTATAATGCCTGAAGTTACGCTGGGTACAAAAAGTTTTTACCGGATACCGGCCCTATTGTCCGGGGCGCAATCGGGTGTATTGGGTAGCCAGCAATTGGCGGGTATTTTTGGGAATGCCTTTCTTAAACGCTTCGACATGATACTGGATCTTCAGCATAACCAACTCTTCTTAAAGCCTAACGATTATCTGTACACTCCTTATTATGAGTTTTTGGTAAAGTAA
- the modA gene encoding molybdate ABC transporter substrate-binding protein, protein MKNNILFKQKFISRLSILFALLLISASSFAQNLKVATAANLQGIIKVLGDDFTKKTGIGIDPIVGSSGNLVAQIKNGAPFDVFLSADMSFPKNLFADGFTLQKPVVYASGSLIICSTQNLGFENWERLLLTGRVKKIAIANPTIAPYGKAAEESLQKKGILSEIKSKAVYGESISQVNTYITTGSVDVGFTTQALIKDSKTTLYYKVIDPKTYSPIEQGMVILKHAQGNANAEKFYQYILSAEAKRIFKEYGYYVQ, encoded by the coding sequence ATGAAAAACAATATATTATTTAAACAAAAATTTATAAGCAGGCTCAGCATTTTATTTGCTTTGCTGCTGATCTCCGCCTCTTCATTCGCGCAAAATTTAAAGGTGGCAACTGCCGCTAACCTGCAGGGTATTATAAAAGTTTTGGGTGATGATTTTACTAAAAAAACAGGTATAGGGATTGATCCTATTGTAGGTTCATCGGGCAACCTGGTGGCGCAGATTAAGAACGGTGCGCCCTTTGATGTTTTTTTATCTGCTGATATGAGCTTCCCTAAAAATTTATTTGCTGATGGCTTTACATTGCAAAAGCCGGTGGTATATGCATCGGGCAGTTTAATTATTTGCAGTACACAAAACCTGGGCTTTGAGAACTGGGAACGCTTGTTACTGACTGGAAGAGTAAAGAAAATTGCCATAGCTAATCCCACTATCGCCCCTTACGGCAAAGCTGCCGAGGAATCATTACAGAAAAAAGGCATACTGAGCGAAATAAAGAGCAAAGCCGTTTATGGCGAAAGCATATCGCAGGTAAATACCTATATCACTACCGGCTCGGTTGATGTGGGTTTTACTACACAGGCGCTAATAAAGGACTCAAAAACTACCCTTTACTATAAAGTTATCGACCCTAAAACATACTCACCCATAGAGCAGGGGATGGTAATATTAAAACATGCTCAGGGCAATGCCAATGCCGAAAAATTTTACCAATATATTTTAAGCGCCGAGGCTAAGCGTATATTTAAGGAATATGGCTATTATGTGCAATAA
- a CDS encoding carboxylesterase family protein, which yields MRKKILMPFLLCFISVAIPVLVKAQATATYDRGNFIAKGDTLPYRILFPLNFDPAKKYPVLFVLHGAGERGNDNQAQLIHGGDLFLKGQVRQQYPAIVIFPQCPKDGFWSNVKVKTDSSSFTFTFQTDAPPTKAMHALMAFIDDFLDKPYADKHHVYVGGLSMGGMGTFEIIGREPKIFAAAFAICGGDNTLNAKKYAKKVPLWIFHGAKDKTVSPDHSQVMVDAIKAAGGDPKFTLYPNDDHDSWTDAFAEPELLPWLFSHSK from the coding sequence ATGCGTAAAAAAATATTGATGCCCTTTTTGCTGTGCTTTATAAGCGTGGCAATACCTGTTTTAGTAAAGGCGCAAGCCACGGCTACTTATGACCGGGGAAACTTCATAGCCAAAGGTGACACCCTGCCCTACCGTATCCTGTTTCCGCTGAATTTCGATCCGGCTAAAAAATATCCTGTACTTTTTGTGCTGCATGGTGCAGGCGAACGCGGCAATGATAACCAGGCACAACTCATACATGGCGGCGACCTGTTTTTAAAGGGCCAGGTACGCCAGCAATACCCGGCGATAGTGATCTTTCCGCAATGCCCTAAAGACGGCTTTTGGAGTAATGTAAAGGTAAAAACAGATTCAAGCAGCTTTACATTTACTTTTCAAACTGATGCCCCGCCAACCAAAGCAATGCATGCTTTAATGGCTTTTATAGATGATTTTCTGGATAAGCCTTATGCAGATAAACACCACGTTTATGTTGGAGGTCTGTCGATGGGTGGCATGGGCACCTTTGAGATCATTGGCCGCGAGCCCAAGATATTTGCCGCGGCATTTGCTATTTGCGGCGGCGATAACACACTAAACGCTAAAAAATATGCTAAGAAAGTCCCGTTATGGATCTTCCATGGTGCTAAAGACAAAACCGTATCACCCGATCATTCACAGGTAATGGTTGATGCCATTAAAGCGGCTGGCGGCGATCCTAAATTTACTCTATACCCCAATGATGACCATGATAGCTGGACCGATGCCTTCGCCGAACCGGAGTTATTGCCGTGGTTGTTTTCGCATAGCAAGTAG
- the modB gene encoding molybdate ABC transporter permease subunit encodes MDLSPIWLTLRLASITTLLLLLVGLPLAWWLSKGRSIFKIILEAIITMPLVLPPSVLGFYLLIAFSPQHGVGKWLLNTFNIQFVFSFQGLVLASVIYSMPFMIGPIKSALQQLPQSLAQASYTLGKSERETFLRVLLPNIKPSLLTAMVLTFAHTLGEFGVVLMIGGNIPNVTRVASIAVYDSVENMDYSAANVYSLILFTITFVMVIGVFIFNKAQAKSPLE; translated from the coding sequence ATGGATCTGTCACCCATTTGGCTTACGTTAAGACTGGCAAGCATTACCACTTTGCTGTTGCTACTGGTTGGCTTACCGCTGGCCTGGTGGTTATCAAAAGGGCGATCGATCTTTAAAATAATACTGGAGGCTATTATCACCATGCCATTGGTGCTGCCGCCATCGGTACTGGGGTTTTATTTGCTGATAGCGTTTAGTCCGCAGCATGGGGTGGGTAAGTGGCTGCTCAATACCTTCAATATCCAGTTTGTGTTTTCATTCCAGGGATTGGTGCTGGCATCGGTAATTTACAGTATGCCGTTTATGATCGGGCCCATAAAATCAGCCTTGCAGCAACTGCCGCAATCATTGGCACAGGCATCGTATACTTTAGGTAAAAGCGAGCGGGAAACATTTTTGCGTGTGCTGCTGCCCAATATAAAACCATCGTTATTAACGGCTATGGTGCTCACCTTTGCGCATACGTTGGGCGAGTTTGGTGTGGTGCTGATGATAGGCGGCAACATCCCCAATGTTACCCGGGTTGCATCCATTGCGGTATATGATTCTGTTGAGAATATGGATTACAGCGCTGCCAATGTTTACTCGCTTATACTGTTCACCATCACTTTTGTAATGGTGATAGGTGTATTTATTTTTAACAAAGCCCAGGCTAAAAGCCCGCTGGAATGA
- a CDS encoding sigma-70 family RNA polymerase sigma factor, with translation MSTESYLLDPHKWVKAYADYLYAYAIRRISNEELAKDLVQETFLAALEKADNFEGKSSERTWLTAILKNKIIDVYRKKSSGLTKDVQQAEHEQQDFFESDGHWSPAHRPLEFGIEDKDHLGNKEFNAILQKCLQKLPALWMSVFTMKHIDDEETTLICTELKVSPSNFWVIIHRTKLNLRACLQKNW, from the coding sequence ATGAGCACTGAAAGCTATCTATTAGACCCGCACAAATGGGTTAAAGCTTACGCCGATTATCTGTATGCCTACGCCATAAGGCGCATCAGCAATGAGGAACTGGCAAAGGACCTGGTACAGGAAACTTTTTTAGCCGCACTTGAAAAAGCAGATAATTTTGAAGGCAAAAGCTCCGAACGCACCTGGCTCACTGCCATTTTAAAAAATAAGATCATTGATGTTTACCGCAAAAAATCATCCGGCTTAACTAAGGATGTGCAGCAGGCGGAACATGAGCAGCAGGATTTTTTTGAAAGTGACGGTCACTGGAGTCCGGCCCACAGGCCGTTGGAATTTGGCATTGAAGACAAGGACCACCTGGGCAACAAGGAGTTTAATGCCATTTTACAAAAGTGCCTGCAAAAGTTGCCGGCATTGTGGATGTCGGTTTTTACCATGAAGCATATTGATGATGAGGAAACCACGCTTATTTGTACGGAGCTGAAGGTGTCTCCATCAAATTTTTGGGTGATCATTCATCGTACTAAATTAAACCTGCGGGCTTGTTTGCAAAAGAACTGGTAA